The proteins below are encoded in one region of Sulfolobus sp. A20:
- a CDS encoding nucleotidyltransferase domain-containing protein yields MQVEYTDAHWRLLTKKRKMALDLLYNLKKLGLIGFVYGSVARGDVNEKSDIDIVIFEPNYILLDTLNVHHKYIIQPTPWSTPKAYLSLDEDEKVVISFPLGKLKRDEVEFYNFGGLVGIEDLENNKRVPGVNKKLYIIEPTDYGHMEISLQGNEDYASKLLKISVNTIREREALLMKRKESGHSGIYLRYDISGDDTIYDVINKLYKTNKYFRRMINV; encoded by the coding sequence ATGCAAGTAGAGTATACAGATGCTCATTGGAGACTATTAACAAAGAAAAGGAAAATGGCTTTAGACCTTTTATATAACTTAAAAAAATTAGGGCTTATAGGCTTTGTTTATGGATCAGTAGCTAGGGGGGATGTAAATGAGAAAAGTGATATAGATATCGTAATTTTTGAACCTAACTATATTTTGTTAGATACGTTGAACGTTCATCATAAATATATTATTCAGCCTACACCTTGGTCAACACCAAAAGCTTATTTATCGCTAGATGAGGACGAGAAAGTAGTAATCTCATTTCCTCTTGGAAAGCTAAAGCGAGATGAAGTTGAATTCTATAACTTTGGAGGGTTAGTGGGTATAGAGGATCTAGAGAATAATAAGAGAGTGCCCGGAGTAAACAAGAAATTGTACATAATTGAACCTACAGATTACGGACATATGGAAATCTCTCTGCAGGGAAATGAGGACTACGCGTCTAAACTATTAAAGATTTCAGTTAATACTATAAGGGAAAGAGAAGCGTTATTAATGAAAAGGAAAGAAAGTGGTCACTCTGGTATATACCTTAGATATGATATTAGTGGAGATGATACTATTTATGATGTAATAAATAAGTTATATAAGACCAATAAATATTTTAGGAGAATGATAAATGTTTAA
- a CDS encoding DUF1122 family protein — translation MFNIDNLYLDKNLKLNVINVKRSHIKELITFDLMLGTQIIGRCNYFEGREYYTPWLEIDYYPVLRYMSEKLEVNLFKRIYNLLCPASKLFVTYIRDKETMEMLYKGQHPAETPLGFSILSAGFTWFKNWYFPEGGNEGFPKLQANKPLNLSDAIRQLTELKREVKSEKVRDKVEELIDHYRKSGDKLIQWEIT, via the coding sequence ATGTTTAACATAGACAATTTATATTTAGATAAAAACTTGAAATTAAATGTAATAAATGTAAAACGCTCTCATATAAAGGAGTTAATAACTTTTGATTTAATGCTAGGGACTCAGATTATTGGTAGGTGCAATTATTTTGAGGGCAGAGAGTATTATACTCCTTGGTTAGAAATTGATTATTATCCAGTTTTAAGATATATGTCAGAAAAGCTTGAAGTAAATTTATTTAAACGCATCTACAACTTATTGTGTCCTGCATCTAAGTTGTTTGTTACTTATATCAGAGATAAGGAGACTATGGAAATGCTATATAAAGGTCAGCATCCAGCTGAAACCCCCTTAGGTTTCTCGATTCTTTCAGCTGGTTTTACGTGGTTTAAGAATTGGTATTTTCCTGAAGGTGGTAATGAAGGTTTCCCTAAACTCCAAGCTAATAAACCTCTTAATTTATCTGATGCTATAAGGCAACTGACAGAATTAAAGAGAGAAGTTAAAAGTGAAAAAGTGAGAGATAAAGTGGAGGAATTAATTGACCATTATAGGAAATCCGGAGATAAGCTTATACAATGGGAAATTACCTAA
- a CDS encoding radical SAM protein produces MTIIGNPEISLYNGKLPKGCELCRLGSKLVLYITGYCDDNCYYCPVSEERFNKDRIFANEMEVVADLFNIIYEAYRMKALGAGITGGDPILKIDRVVEAIRLLKDEFGQSFHVHLYTTGRYVNDDVMIELVNAGLDEIRFHPVKEIYLNAIKTALKYDIDVGMEIPAVPNDNEKVEKLIKWAIENNVKFINLNELELNSRNYTNLNSKGFRVGHGITGVSGSFETAYDIIKKFENEKRLTLHYCSSVYKDVVETRTRFFRTIKYSAKAYEDYTNEGTVVRAIIRTEKPIYEMEDFGERISENEYSISPTVVENLKKKYMGVIKEIYIVEEHPDFRRLRVNQNLIYTKS; encoded by the coding sequence TTGACCATTATAGGAAATCCGGAGATAAGCTTATACAATGGGAAATTACCTAAAGGATGTGAACTCTGCAGATTAGGAAGCAAGTTAGTATTATACATAACTGGATATTGTGATGATAACTGTTATTATTGCCCCGTTAGTGAGGAACGTTTTAATAAGGATAGAATTTTTGCCAATGAGATGGAAGTTGTTGCAGATCTCTTTAACATAATCTATGAGGCTTATAGAATGAAGGCATTAGGTGCCGGGATTACCGGAGGAGACCCCATTCTTAAAATTGATAGAGTAGTTGAAGCAATAAGGTTACTTAAGGACGAGTTTGGTCAAAGTTTTCACGTTCACTTGTATACAACTGGTCGTTATGTAAATGATGATGTGATGATAGAGTTGGTCAATGCTGGATTGGATGAAATTAGATTTCATCCAGTTAAGGAGATATATTTAAATGCGATAAAGACGGCATTGAAATATGATATAGATGTAGGTATGGAAATACCAGCAGTTCCTAATGATAATGAGAAAGTAGAGAAGCTAATAAAGTGGGCAATAGAAAACAACGTTAAGTTTATAAATTTAAATGAATTAGAATTAAATTCAAGAAATTATACAAATCTTAATAGTAAAGGGTTTCGCGTAGGTCATGGTATAACTGGCGTATCGGGTAGTTTTGAAACTGCATACGATATTATCAAGAAATTTGAGAATGAGAAGAGGTTGACCTTACATTATTGCAGTTCAGTTTATAAGGACGTTGTTGAGACTAGAACTAGGTTCTTTAGAACAATAAAATATAGTGCTAAAGCCTATGAAGATTATACCAATGAGGGAACTGTTGTAAGAGCAATAATAAGGACCGAGAAACCTATTTACGAGATGGAAGATTTCGGTGAGAGAATAAGTGAAAATGAGTATTCAATTTCTCCAACTGTAGTTGAGAATCTTAAGAAAAAATATATGGGAGTAATAAAGGAAATATACATCGTTGAAGAGCATCCCGATTTCAGAAGATTAAGGGTAAACCAAAATTTAATTTATACTAAATCTTAA
- a CDS encoding mRNA surveillance protein pelota: protein MRILEFDEKRQLMRLHVETEDDLWTLHIILQNGDKIIARTSRDVGLGKESRRIPMTIILKVEHTEFQEFTNRLRIHGIIEDAPERFGIKGAHHTVNLDIGDEIVIIKDHWSKYAVDRIYKQAKSKNNILIVIVDFDEYIIAIPYEQGIKILSEKNLKSISDDEITVERNAEEVVNEIQSFTDQYHPNAILIAGPGFFKEIIAKKLNLKNVNIYIDSVSSATRAGLNEILRRDIIDKIMSDYEISKGIKYMEKALELLTKQPNLVVYGVEHVKNASEMGAIDIILVIEDMISNTDEEKRIEIEKILEDVENKRGEVILVPKESPIYYQLKSLTGILGILRFSIN from the coding sequence GTGAGAATATTAGAGTTTGACGAGAAAAGACAGTTAATGAGGTTACACGTGGAGACAGAAGACGATCTTTGGACTTTACATATAATTTTACAAAATGGAGATAAAATAATCGCGCGTACTTCAAGAGACGTAGGATTAGGGAAAGAGAGTAGACGTATACCGATGACGATAATACTTAAGGTAGAGCATACAGAATTTCAAGAATTTACAAATAGATTACGAATTCATGGAATAATAGAAGATGCACCAGAGAGATTTGGTATAAAAGGAGCTCATCACACTGTTAATCTGGATATAGGGGACGAAATAGTTATAATAAAAGATCATTGGTCTAAATATGCAGTTGATAGAATATACAAACAAGCTAAGAGTAAAAACAATATTTTAATAGTTATCGTAGATTTTGATGAGTATATAATTGCTATACCGTACGAACAAGGGATAAAAATACTTTCTGAAAAAAACTTAAAATCAATAAGTGACGATGAAATTACAGTTGAAAGAAACGCAGAGGAAGTAGTTAATGAGATCCAATCTTTCACAGATCAATATCACCCTAACGCAATTTTGATAGCTGGACCTGGATTTTTTAAAGAAATTATAGCTAAAAAGCTTAATTTAAAAAACGTTAACATCTATATTGATAGCGTATCCTCAGCTACCAGAGCTGGATTAAATGAAATACTCAGAAGAGATATAATAGACAAGATAATGAGTGACTATGAGATATCAAAGGGAATAAAATACATGGAAAAGGCTTTAGAGTTATTAACAAAACAACCCAATTTAGTAGTTTACGGTGTGGAACATGTAAAGAATGCCTCTGAGATGGGGGCAATAGATATAATCTTAGTTATAGAAGATATGATATCAAATACTGACGAGGAGAAAAGGATAGAGATAGAAAAAATTCTCGAGGATGTCGAGAATAAGCGCGGAGAAGTTATATTAGTACCTAAGGAATCTCCTATTTATTACCAACTTAAGAGCCTTACTGGAATACTAGGAATTTTAAGATTTAGTATAAATTAA
- the rimI gene encoding ribosomal protein S18-alanine N-acetyltransferase, with protein MILISDASENDLDEIYRIEVNSFEKPYPYSLLRAYLVLADGLYLTAKYDGKIIGYVIGIIQNGYRGHIVSIAVDKAYRKRGIGSILLKSIEEKFKMKNAKYSYLEVDLRNREAISLYWKNGYISTYLRKNYYGRGKHALIMVKNLYNINID; from the coding sequence ATGATACTTATATCTGATGCATCAGAGAATGATCTAGATGAGATATATCGAATAGAAGTTAATAGTTTTGAAAAGCCTTATCCTTATTCTCTTTTACGGGCATATTTAGTTTTAGCAGATGGCTTATATCTCACTGCTAAGTACGATGGAAAAATAATTGGATACGTTATTGGGATAATTCAGAACGGATACAGAGGTCATATAGTATCGATAGCCGTAGATAAGGCATACAGAAAGAGGGGAATAGGCTCTATTCTTCTAAAATCAATTGAAGAAAAATTTAAGATGAAAAATGCTAAATATTCTTATCTAGAAGTAGATCTAAGGAATCGTGAAGCTATTTCTCTATATTGGAAAAATGGATATATTTCTACATATTTGCGAAAAAATTACTATGGTAGAGGTAAGCATGCATTAATCATGGTGAAAAATTTATATAATATCAATATTGATTAA
- a CDS encoding 3'-5' exonuclease has product MIRNFFILDVSYEVKNNSPLIYIWGIDQNNERVLLIEKSFKPYFYASFEGNKEKIIEEIRAISRQESPIESIETVMRKAPNNMNIDVLLIKTRIPTYVRIYRNLVTKIKGIKEVYEADIRFSMRYLIDNDLKPFSWIEAEVEEIGSNEGIRVNKIYELKKIISRYEDKRPDLRTLAFDIEVYTRYGYPNPRRDPLILIGLWTNQGGFQISSDDELKVFRSFVDFILKYDPDIIVGYNSNEFAWPYMLERAKTLGVRIEIGRKPEVEVSQGTYGHYSISGRLNVDLEGTLKLLSRNYIEDICKSAEYFNLSECKNKMLKWYEIRKYWDNVKEKDLVKEYNMEKVKLIYLLSQKILPISEQISEITGFPLDHLPAANITSSVEWLLIREAYKMQHLVPNKRDQDKEKNRSDVVVPPMPGIHENVYVLDITPIFISKILEYNISPDTLVNEECEVCKQVFNYRFRTEPKGIYPSVLSRLLGLSDRDRAISIILRTFLLYLRRMGSRWYNKEINELIDTLGKDIVSNIMKMLEGTDVKVIYADLTSVFLKGKAENVSELVRNINQLYRSNINIEKNYRKIIFLENNNAFIGLLENGKIEIFGLKRFRENLCNLARDLQDQVINSIFYSNNIKEVIKLIRTSIAKLKRGEYKVEDLAIWGVVDSFSNPKPPQVVAAEKANKSGYLVAKGDKIGYVIIKGSSNVSNRAEPFFMVKEKNKIDVEYYLNNQIIPSLMIVLKYFGIKEKDLKMLGADILDLF; this is encoded by the coding sequence ATGATTAGGAATTTCTTTATACTTGACGTATCATATGAGGTAAAGAACAACTCACCATTAATTTATATCTGGGGCATAGACCAAAATAATGAAAGAGTACTATTAATAGAGAAGAGTTTCAAGCCTTATTTCTATGCATCCTTCGAGGGTAACAAAGAGAAAATTATAGAAGAAATAAGAGCTATAAGTAGACAAGAATCGCCAATAGAGAGCATTGAGACTGTCATGAGAAAAGCTCCAAATAACATGAATATTGACGTCTTATTAATTAAAACCAGAATCCCTACCTACGTAAGGATTTATAGAAATCTAGTCACCAAGATAAAAGGTATTAAGGAGGTTTATGAAGCTGACATAAGGTTTTCTATGCGATATCTAATCGATAATGATCTAAAACCTTTTTCTTGGATAGAGGCTGAGGTAGAGGAAATAGGCTCTAACGAAGGTATTAGAGTTAATAAAATATATGAGTTAAAAAAGATTATTTCGAGATATGAGGATAAAAGACCAGATTTAAGAACTTTAGCATTTGACATAGAGGTCTACACAAGATACGGATATCCAAACCCAAGACGAGATCCTCTTATACTTATAGGGTTGTGGACAAATCAAGGAGGTTTCCAAATTAGTTCAGATGATGAATTAAAAGTTTTCAGAAGTTTTGTGGACTTCATACTAAAGTATGACCCTGATATAATAGTGGGATATAACAGCAATGAGTTCGCTTGGCCCTATATGTTAGAAAGGGCTAAGACGCTTGGGGTAAGGATTGAAATAGGCAGAAAGCCAGAGGTAGAGGTTTCACAAGGAACTTATGGCCATTATTCTATATCTGGAAGACTTAACGTTGATCTAGAGGGTACTCTAAAACTTCTTTCTAGAAATTATATAGAAGATATTTGTAAATCTGCAGAATATTTTAATTTATCTGAATGTAAAAATAAAATGTTAAAATGGTATGAAATTCGAAAATATTGGGATAATGTTAAGGAAAAAGATCTTGTCAAAGAATATAATATGGAGAAAGTAAAACTGATTTATTTATTAAGCCAAAAAATTCTTCCAATAAGTGAACAAATATCAGAGATAACTGGCTTTCCCTTAGACCATTTGCCAGCAGCTAATATTACTAGTAGTGTTGAATGGTTGCTAATTAGAGAGGCATATAAAATGCAGCATTTGGTACCGAATAAGCGTGATCAAGATAAGGAAAAGAATAGGAGTGATGTTGTAGTACCTCCTATGCCCGGTATACATGAAAATGTATATGTTTTAGACATAACACCTATATTTATTTCAAAAATCTTAGAATATAATATATCACCAGATACTTTAGTGAATGAGGAATGTGAAGTTTGTAAACAGGTCTTCAATTATCGATTTAGAACCGAGCCAAAAGGTATTTACCCAAGTGTATTAAGTAGGTTACTAGGGCTAAGTGATAGGGATAGAGCTATCAGTATTATTTTACGCACATTTCTTCTTTATCTAAGACGGATGGGTTCTAGGTGGTATAATAAGGAAATTAATGAACTAATAGATACTCTGGGCAAGGACATAGTAAGTAATATTATGAAGATGCTTGAAGGAACTGATGTAAAGGTGATTTATGCAGATCTTACGTCCGTCTTCTTAAAGGGTAAAGCAGAAAATGTAAGCGAATTAGTAAGAAATATTAATCAATTATACAGATCTAATATAAATATTGAGAAAAACTATAGGAAAATAATATTTTTGGAAAACAATAACGCATTTATAGGTTTATTGGAAAATGGAAAGATAGAAATATTTGGGCTGAAAAGATTTCGTGAAAATTTATGCAATTTGGCTAGAGATTTACAAGATCAAGTTATCAATTCTATATTCTATTCCAACAATATTAAGGAGGTTATAAAACTTATCAGAACATCCATAGCTAAGCTTAAAAGAGGTGAGTATAAAGTTGAAGATCTAGCCATTTGGGGAGTCGTCGATTCATTTTCTAATCCTAAGCCACCTCAAGTAGTAGCTGCAGAAAAAGCTAACAAGTCAGGTTACTTGGTCGCAAAAGGAGATAAGATAGGTTATGTAATTATTAAAGGTTCAAGTAATGTTTCCAATAGAGCTGAGCCATTTTTCATGGTTAAGGAAAAGAATAAGATAGATGTTGAATACTATCTTAACAACCAAATTATTCCCTCGTTGATGATAGTACTAAAATATTTTGGAATAAAAGAAAAAGACTTAAAGATGCTTGGAGCCGATATTCTTGACCTATTTTAG
- the dnaG gene encoding DNA primase DnaG, with protein MKYNVRIRFEVDGIVEKTDVIGAIFGQTENLFGDEFDLRELQDKGRLGRIIVEIKTKSNRSEGEVIIPSNLDRIETALIAAMIESVDKVGPYNSKFELVEIEDIRAEKLKKIIERAKGILTNWNKERALDIKEVIYEISSAVKTAEIIEYGEERLPAGPDVEKDPNLIIVEGRADVLNLLRYGYKNVIAIEGATSKIPDSIVNLSKKKKTVIAFVDGDHGGDLILKELLNNNVKIDFVARAPVGREVEELTNKEIAKALSNMIPLSQYLKKLQETQQIIAENAMAIVEKPAQAEVKQVQERAVQIALPQNIVEEVKKLPGTLEGILYDENWNIIERVQVRDIIPKLENYQENKVTYIVFDGVITQRLLDLASQKNIKMIIGARIGGIGKRPQNVDILTFSDLITS; from the coding sequence ATGAAATACAATGTTAGGATAAGGTTTGAGGTAGACGGAATAGTAGAGAAGACTGACGTTATAGGTGCAATATTCGGTCAGACTGAAAACTTATTTGGGGATGAATTTGACCTAAGAGAATTACAAGATAAGGGAAGATTAGGAAGAATTATAGTTGAAATTAAGACTAAGTCGAATAGGAGTGAAGGAGAGGTAATAATTCCGTCAAACCTAGACAGGATTGAAACAGCGTTAATTGCAGCAATGATTGAAAGCGTTGATAAAGTAGGTCCTTATAATTCCAAATTTGAACTAGTTGAAATAGAAGATATAAGGGCAGAGAAATTAAAGAAAATAATTGAGAGGGCTAAAGGAATACTAACTAACTGGAATAAAGAAAGAGCCTTGGATATAAAGGAAGTAATATATGAGATTAGTAGCGCAGTAAAAACTGCAGAGATAATCGAATACGGAGAGGAGAGATTGCCGGCGGGTCCAGATGTAGAAAAAGATCCTAATCTGATAATAGTTGAGGGAAGAGCCGATGTATTGAATTTATTAAGATATGGTTATAAGAACGTAATAGCTATTGAGGGAGCTACGTCAAAGATACCAGATTCAATAGTTAACTTATCTAAGAAGAAGAAAACAGTTATTGCCTTTGTAGATGGAGACCACGGAGGAGATCTAATACTTAAAGAATTGCTGAACAATAATGTTAAAATAGACTTTGTGGCAAGAGCTCCCGTTGGAAGAGAAGTAGAGGAATTAACAAACAAGGAAATAGCCAAGGCTTTGTCCAATATGATACCCTTATCACAGTATCTCAAGAAGTTACAAGAGACCCAGCAAATCATAGCTGAAAACGCTATGGCAATTGTAGAAAAACCAGCTCAAGCTGAAGTAAAACAAGTTCAAGAAAGAGCCGTTCAAATAGCATTACCCCAAAACATTGTGGAAGAGGTCAAAAAGCTTCCCGGCACTCTAGAAGGAATACTTTATGATGAAAATTGGAACATAATTGAAAGAGTGCAAGTGAGAGACATTATACCTAAATTAGAAAATTATCAAGAAAACAAAGTAACATATATAGTATTTGATGGAGTAATAACACAGAGATTACTTGACCTTGCTTCACAAAAAAATATTAAAATGATAATAGGAGCGAGAATAGGAGGAATTGGAAAGAGGCCACAAAACGTAGACATACTGACTTTTTCAGACTTAATCACTTCCTAA